A single region of the Nocardioides aurantiacus genome encodes:
- the rplJ gene encoding 50S ribosomal protein L10: protein MARPDKAAAVAEIVDAFNDSTGAVLTEYRGLTVKQLQDLRRVLGENAHYAVVKNTLTKIAAKEAGVDGVDALLTGPTAIAFISGDVVEAAKGLRDFAKANPALVIKGGYVDGASMEASEIAKLADLESREVLLGKMAGAMLASLSQAVYLLNAPVAQVARLAGALQAKAEEDPTILKGGAGTPAAPAEDTAAEEAPAAEPAAADEAPASEDSTEATESTEA, encoded by the coding sequence ATGGCGCGGCCAGACAAGGCAGCAGCCGTCGCGGAGATCGTCGACGCGTTCAACGACTCCACGGGCGCTGTGCTGACCGAGTACCGCGGGCTCACCGTGAAGCAGCTGCAGGACCTGCGGCGAGTTCTCGGCGAGAACGCCCACTACGCCGTGGTCAAGAACACGCTGACCAAGATCGCTGCCAAGGAGGCGGGTGTCGACGGTGTCGACGCCCTGCTCACCGGCCCGACCGCCATCGCCTTCATCAGCGGCGACGTGGTCGAGGCAGCGAAGGGTCTGCGTGACTTTGCCAAGGCCAACCCCGCCCTCGTCATCAAGGGCGGTTACGTCGACGGTGCCTCGATGGAGGCTTCGGAGATCGCCAAGCTGGCGGACCTGGAGTCCCGCGAGGTCCTGCTGGGCAAGATGGCGGGCGCCATGCTCGCCAGCCTGAGCCAGGCCGTCTACCTCCTCAACGCCCCCGTCGCGCAGGTGGCCCGGCTCGCCGGTGCCCTGCAGGCGAAGGCCGAGGAGGACCCCACGATCCTCAAGGGTGGGGCCGGTACGCCGGCCGCCCCGGCCGAGGACACCGCAGCGGAGGAGGCCCCCGCGGCCGAGCCTGCTGCAGCCGACGAGGCGCCCGCCTCCGAGGACAGCACCGAGGCCACCGAGAGCACCGAGGCCTGA
- a CDS encoding DUF7537 family lipoprotein has translation MRRTSLIRLAVVPVVSLVVLTGCGSSEEGSSSGGSSSGSSSSAEDSGSGESAEAAEPLTKGDFGDRIYAAFKDAGTLKFEITQTGTASSTGSGEADISGEQVASKVTQEVQGAGSVEAIVLDGLFYLKSAQISGEKWLKVDPEAKDGLGALVGSLGGNSDPAKLLQVMNQASEVTDEGTEEVGGVETTKYHVVLPREAFAETLGDNPQITQMLPETVEFDMWVDGEDLVRKQASELTVGGQKTASTILYSGFGDPVEIEAPPASQTTTKAPGLGG, from the coding sequence ATGCGTCGTACGTCCCTGATCCGTCTCGCCGTCGTGCCCGTCGTCAGCCTCGTCGTGCTGACCGGGTGCGGCTCGTCCGAGGAGGGGTCCTCGTCCGGCGGGTCGTCCTCGGGCTCGAGCAGCTCCGCCGAGGACAGCGGCAGCGGCGAGAGCGCCGAGGCCGCCGAGCCGCTGACGAAGGGCGACTTCGGGGACCGCATCTACGCGGCCTTCAAGGACGCGGGCACCCTGAAGTTCGAGATCACCCAGACCGGCACGGCCTCCAGCACGGGCTCGGGCGAGGCCGACATCAGCGGTGAGCAGGTGGCCTCCAAGGTCACCCAGGAGGTCCAGGGCGCCGGCAGCGTGGAGGCGATCGTCCTCGACGGCCTCTTCTACCTCAAGTCGGCCCAGATCAGCGGCGAGAAGTGGCTCAAGGTCGACCCCGAGGCCAAGGACGGCCTCGGCGCCCTGGTCGGGTCCCTCGGCGGCAACAGCGACCCCGCCAAGCTGCTGCAGGTGATGAACCAGGCCTCCGAGGTCACCGACGAGGGCACCGAGGAGGTGGGCGGGGTCGAGACGACGAAGTACCACGTCGTGCTCCCGCGCGAGGCCTTCGCCGAGACGCTCGGCGACAACCCCCAGATCACGCAGATGCTGCCCGAGACCGTCGAGTTCGACATGTGGGTCGACGGGGAGGACCTCGTGCGCAAGCAGGCCTCCGAGCTGACCGTGGGCGGGCAGAAGACCGCCAGCACCATCCTCTACAGCGGCTTCGGCGACCCGGTCGAGATCGAGGCCCCGCCGGCCTCGCAGACCACCACCAAGGCCCCGGGCCTGGGCGGCTGA
- a CDS encoding MlaE family ABC transporter permease: MASLTASKVLKPIGASGKLFAFALDIFRQLFRRPFQTREFIQQAWFLASVTIVPTALVAIPFGAVIALQVGGLIKQFGAQSFTGSASVLAVVQQAAPIGTALLIAGAGGSAIAADLGARKIREELDAMMVLGIDPIQRLVVPRVLACMMVAVFLNGMVSVVGVAGGYVFNVGLQGGTPGAYLASFTALAQLPDLWVGLVKALIFGLLAAVVAAYKGVNAGGGPKGVGDAVNESVVITFVLLFIVNFVVSAIYLQIVPPKTG, from the coding sequence ATGGCCTCACTCACCGCGAGCAAGGTGCTGAAGCCCATCGGGGCCTCGGGCAAGCTGTTCGCCTTCGCCCTCGACATTTTCCGGCAGCTGTTCCGGCGTCCTTTCCAGACCCGGGAGTTCATCCAGCAGGCCTGGTTCCTCGCCTCGGTCACGATCGTCCCGACCGCACTGGTCGCCATCCCCTTCGGTGCGGTCATCGCGCTCCAGGTGGGTGGTCTGATCAAGCAGTTCGGTGCGCAGTCGTTCACGGGATCCGCGTCGGTCCTCGCGGTCGTGCAGCAGGCGGCGCCGATCGGCACCGCGCTGCTGATCGCCGGTGCCGGTGGCAGCGCCATCGCGGCCGACCTCGGCGCCCGCAAGATCCGCGAGGAGCTCGACGCCATGATGGTGCTGGGCATCGACCCGATCCAGCGGCTCGTGGTCCCGCGCGTGCTGGCCTGCATGATGGTCGCGGTCTTCCTCAACGGCATGGTGAGCGTCGTCGGCGTGGCCGGCGGCTACGTCTTCAACGTGGGCCTGCAGGGCGGCACCCCGGGTGCCTACCTCGCCAGCTTCACCGCACTGGCCCAGCTCCCCGACCTCTGGGTGGGCCTGGTCAAGGCGTTGATCTTCGGGCTGCTCGCCGCAGTCGTGGCCGCCTACAAGGGCGTCAACGCCGGTGGTGGGCCCAAGGGCGTGGGTGACGCCGTGAACGAGTCGGTCGTCATCACCTTCGTGCTGCTGTTCATCGTCAACTTCGTCGTCAGCGCGATCTACCTCCAGATCGTCCCACCGAAGACGGGCTGA
- a CDS encoding MCE family protein: MSILDKKTSSDLVKLMAFILVTSLATGVLVVLIGNFTFESSRNYKAVFSDATGVVKGDDIRIAGVKVGSVKDVKVVDRERAQVTFSVAKSSTVTQSSTARIRYRNLVGQRYIALTQGVGTLDPLREDATIPMDRTEPALDLTVLFNGFKPLFAALSPSDINKLSAEVISVFQGEGGNLTALLQSTASLTNTLADRDEVIGQVIDNLNSVLATLAGRDRELNRLITDFQTLMAGLVEDREAILGSLDSVSVLANETSDLAVGIRPSLVRDVKGLRKTAGNLNKDRAEIDRALQVLPIKLRKIGRTAVNGSFFNFYLCQFNPNITVAGQPLAIKYDTNQFGADKRCNLG; encoded by the coding sequence ATGAGCATCCTCGACAAGAAGACCAGCAGCGACCTGGTCAAGCTGATGGCCTTCATCCTGGTGACCTCGCTGGCGACCGGTGTGCTCGTGGTGCTCATCGGCAACTTCACCTTCGAGTCCAGCCGCAACTACAAGGCGGTCTTCTCCGACGCCACCGGCGTGGTGAAGGGCGACGACATCCGCATCGCCGGGGTCAAGGTCGGCAGCGTCAAGGACGTCAAGGTCGTCGACCGGGAGCGGGCGCAGGTGACGTTCAGCGTCGCCAAGAGCTCCACCGTGACGCAGTCCTCGACCGCCCGGATCCGCTACCGCAATCTCGTGGGGCAGCGCTACATCGCGCTGACGCAGGGGGTCGGCACGCTGGACCCGCTGCGCGAGGACGCGACCATCCCGATGGACCGCACCGAGCCGGCGCTGGACCTGACCGTGCTGTTCAACGGGTTCAAGCCCCTCTTCGCCGCCCTCTCGCCGTCGGACATCAACAAGCTCTCCGCCGAGGTCATCTCGGTCTTCCAGGGCGAGGGCGGCAACCTGACCGCGCTGCTCCAGAGCACGGCGTCGCTGACCAACACCCTCGCCGACCGCGACGAGGTGATCGGTCAGGTGATCGACAACCTCAACTCCGTGCTGGCCACGCTCGCCGGCCGCGACCGCGAGCTCAACCGCCTGATCACCGACTTCCAGACCCTCATGGCCGGCCTCGTCGAGGACCGGGAGGCCATCCTCGGCTCGCTCGACTCCGTCTCGGTGCTGGCCAACGAGACCTCCGACTTGGCGGTCGGGATCCGGCCGTCGCTGGTGCGCGACGTCAAGGGCCTGCGCAAGACGGCGGGCAACCTCAACAAGGACCGCGCAGAGATCGACCGGGCACTGCAGGTGCTGCCGATCAAGCTCCGCAAGATCGGGCGCACCGCCGTCAACGGGTCGTTCTTCAACTTCTACCTGTGCCAGTTCAACCCCAACATCACCGTGGCGGGGCAGCCGCTGGCGATCAAGTACGACACCAACCAATTCGGCGCCGACAAGAGGTGCAATCTCGGATGA
- a CDS encoding MCE family protein, with product MSKFLMNHRFLGIVFIGLLILGVWLVSAIFGQKFTDFDRVALTTSNAGLNLPEKADVKIRGVIVGQVMSAESEGDGAKLELGIKPDSIGQIPRNVSAAILPKTLFGEKYVDLTVPEQPSSKPLQAGDAIKQTDLPVEVEKVLNDLYPLLRAVQPAELNYTLNALAEALEGRGDKLGEGLVTLDGYLKRMNPELPALLDDLRLLASVTDTYADVFPQLADTLRNTTKTGNTLVSKEQKLNAFLVDLTSFSDTTTGFLNDNGNNLIRLSQLSEPIVALLARYSSTFPCMLEGLVKQVPRLASTFRGYIFHIDLELLPNQPRGYTRADTPVYGASNAPNCAGLPNPPIPYPKFPNLDDGVDGIGKGGQRATPGFAAGGTATEAAATSIGQPNRSRMSVGPSGTPSQKALINSLLAPSLGVPVDEMSDVSTLLFAPAFSGTEVSVR from the coding sequence ATGAGCAAGTTCTTGATGAACCACAGGTTCCTCGGCATCGTCTTCATCGGCCTGCTGATCCTCGGCGTGTGGCTGGTCAGCGCGATCTTCGGCCAGAAGTTCACCGACTTCGACCGGGTCGCCCTGACCACCAGCAACGCCGGTCTCAACCTGCCCGAGAAGGCCGACGTCAAGATCCGCGGCGTCATCGTGGGCCAGGTGATGAGCGCGGAGTCCGAGGGCGACGGCGCCAAGCTCGAGCTGGGCATCAAGCCCGACTCGATCGGTCAGATCCCGCGCAACGTCAGCGCGGCGATCCTGCCCAAGACCCTGTTCGGCGAGAAGTACGTCGACCTCACCGTGCCGGAGCAGCCCTCCTCCAAGCCGCTGCAGGCCGGCGACGCGATCAAGCAGACCGACCTGCCGGTCGAGGTGGAGAAGGTCCTCAACGACCTCTACCCGCTGCTGCGCGCGGTGCAGCCGGCCGAGCTCAACTACACCCTCAACGCGCTGGCCGAGGCTCTCGAGGGGCGCGGCGACAAGCTCGGCGAGGGCCTGGTGACCCTCGACGGCTACCTCAAGCGGATGAACCCCGAGCTGCCGGCGCTGCTGGACGACCTGCGCCTGCTCGCCAGCGTGACCGACACCTACGCCGACGTCTTCCCGCAGCTGGCCGACACCCTGCGCAACACCACCAAGACCGGCAACACGTTGGTCTCGAAGGAGCAGAAGCTGAACGCGTTCCTGGTCGACCTGACGTCGTTCTCCGACACCACGACCGGGTTCCTCAACGACAACGGCAACAACCTGATCCGGCTCAGCCAGCTCAGCGAACCGATCGTGGCCCTGCTGGCGCGCTACTCCTCGACGTTCCCCTGCATGCTGGAGGGCCTGGTCAAGCAGGTGCCCCGGCTGGCCTCGACCTTCCGCGGCTACATCTTCCACATCGACCTGGAGCTGCTGCCCAACCAGCCACGCGGCTACACCAGGGCGGACACCCCGGTCTACGGCGCCTCCAACGCACCCAACTGCGCCGGGCTGCCCAACCCGCCGATCCCCTACCCCAAGTTCCCCAACCTCGACGACGGGGTGGACGGCATCGGCAAGGGCGGACAGCGCGCCACGCCCGGCTTCGCCGCCGGCGGCACTGCGACCGAGGCCGCTGCCACCAGCATCGGTCAGCCGAACCGCTCCCGGATGAGCGTGGGTCCCTCGGGCACGCCGTCGCAGAAGGCGTTGATCAACTCGCTGCTCGCCCCGTCGCTCGGCGTCCCGGTCGACGAGATGTCCGACGTCTCGACGCTGCTGTTCGCCCCGGCCTTCTCCGGCACGGAGGTGAGCGTGCGATGA
- a CDS encoding ABC transporter ATP-binding protein, giving the protein MGVEIEIKDLTKSFGNQLIWGDVSLTVPAGEICVMLGPSGTGKSVLLKTIIGLLKPDRGSVVIEGVDIASCPEKDLYEIRKLFGVLFQDGAMFGSMNLYDNIAFPLREHTKKSESEIRDIVMEKLDLTGLLGTEDKLPGEISGGMRKRAGLARALVLDPEIVLFDEPDSGLDPVRTSFLNQLIVDLNAQIDATFLIVTHDINTARTVPDNIGLLYHKHLAMFGPREMLLSSEEPVVRQFLNAQVVGPIGMSEEKDADELEAEKDMDLPPLPPIPMQLEPSNGQPRRSQRDPGAWCKENGVEPPPGSFEENMTMTTGS; this is encoded by the coding sequence ATGGGTGTCGAGATCGAGATCAAGGATCTGACGAAGAGCTTCGGCAACCAGCTCATCTGGGGCGACGTCTCCCTGACCGTCCCCGCGGGCGAGATCTGCGTGATGCTCGGCCCCTCCGGCACCGGCAAGTCGGTGTTGCTCAAGACCATCATCGGCCTGCTCAAGCCCGACCGGGGCAGCGTGGTGATCGAGGGCGTCGACATCGCCTCGTGCCCGGAGAAGGACCTCTACGAGATCCGCAAGCTCTTCGGTGTCCTGTTCCAGGACGGCGCGATGTTCGGCTCGATGAACCTCTACGACAACATCGCCTTCCCGCTGCGCGAGCACACCAAGAAGTCCGAGTCCGAGATCCGCGACATCGTCATGGAGAAGCTCGACCTCACCGGCCTGCTCGGCACCGAGGACAAGCTGCCCGGCGAGATCTCCGGCGGCATGCGCAAGCGCGCCGGCCTGGCCCGCGCGCTGGTGCTCGACCCCGAGATCGTGCTCTTCGACGAGCCCGACTCGGGCCTGGACCCGGTGCGCACCTCGTTCCTGAACCAGCTGATCGTCGACCTCAACGCCCAGATCGACGCGACCTTCCTCATCGTCACCCACGACATCAACACCGCCCGCACGGTGCCGGACAACATCGGTCTGCTCTACCACAAGCACCTGGCCATGTTCGGTCCCCGCGAGATGCTGCTGTCCTCGGAGGAGCCGGTGGTCCGGCAGTTCCTCAACGCCCAGGTGGTGGGCCCGATCGGCATGTCCGAGGAGAAGGACGCCGACGAGCTCGAGGCCGAGAAGGACATGGACCTCCCGCCGCTGCCGCCCATCCCGATGCAGCTCGAGCCCAGCAACGGCCAGCCCCGGCGCAGCCAGCGCGACCCCGGTGCGTGGTGCAAGGAGAACGGTGTCGAGCCCCCGCCCGGCTCGTTCGAGGAGAACATGACCATGACGACGGGCAGCTGA
- a CDS encoding MlaE family ABC transporter permease: protein MVKVKDVAGKPLGAVDRMGEELAFYLRALAVTPRSVKRYPKEILRLLAEVTLGSGALAVIGGTVGVILAMTFFTGAQVGLSGYAALDQIGTAPFAGFVSAYFNTREIAPLVAGIALAATVGCGFTAQLGAMRISEEVDALEVMAIPSMPFLVTTRIVAGLVAIIPLYVVGLMSSYLATRLTVTLFYGQSPGTYDHYFNLFLPPGDVLWSFGKVLVFSVVVILIHCYHGYTAGGGPAGVGVAVGRAVRTSIVAVNVIDLFLSMAIWGSATTVRLAG from the coding sequence ATGGTCAAGGTCAAGGACGTCGCGGGCAAGCCGCTGGGCGCCGTGGACAGGATGGGCGAGGAGCTCGCCTTCTACCTGCGCGCGCTCGCGGTCACGCCGCGCTCGGTCAAGCGCTACCCCAAGGAGATCCTGCGGCTGCTGGCCGAGGTCACCCTCGGGTCCGGCGCGCTCGCCGTCATCGGCGGCACCGTCGGGGTCATCCTGGCGATGACCTTCTTCACCGGTGCCCAGGTCGGCCTGTCGGGCTACGCCGCGCTCGACCAGATCGGCACGGCCCCGTTCGCCGGGTTCGTGTCGGCCTACTTCAACACCCGTGAGATCGCGCCCCTGGTCGCCGGCATCGCCCTCGCGGCGACCGTCGGCTGCGGGTTCACCGCCCAGCTCGGCGCGATGCGGATCTCCGAGGAGGTCGACGCCCTCGAGGTGATGGCCATCCCGTCGATGCCGTTCCTGGTGACCACGCGCATCGTCGCGGGCCTCGTCGCGATCATCCCGCTCTACGTCGTCGGCCTGATGTCCTCCTACCTCGCGACGCGGCTGACGGTGACGCTGTTCTACGGACAGAGCCCCGGCACCTACGACCACTACTTCAACCTCTTCCTGCCGCCGGGCGACGTGCTGTGGTCCTTCGGCAAGGTGCTGGTGTTCTCGGTCGTGGTGATCCTCATCCACTGCTACCACGGCTACACCGCGGGTGGCGGTCCCGCCGGCGTGGGTGTCGCGGTGGGACGCGCGGTCCGCACCTCGATCGTCGCGGTCAACGTGATCGACCTCTTCCTGTCCATGGCGATCTGGGGATCTGCCACCACCGTGAGACTGGCGGGGTGA
- the rplK gene encoding 50S ribosomal protein L11, whose protein sequence is MPPKKKIAALVKVQLNAGAATPAPPVGTALGPHGVNIMEFCKAYNAQTEAMRGNVIPVEITIYEDRSFTFITKTPPAAELIKKAAGVAKGSGVPQKDKVGKLSKDQVREIATTKLPDLNANDLDAAVKIVEGTARSMGIVTE, encoded by the coding sequence ATGCCCCCCAAGAAGAAGATCGCTGCCCTGGTCAAGGTGCAGCTCAACGCTGGCGCCGCGACCCCGGCCCCGCCCGTCGGTACCGCCCTGGGCCCGCACGGCGTGAACATCATGGAGTTCTGCAAGGCCTACAACGCCCAGACCGAGGCCATGCGCGGCAACGTGATCCCCGTCGAGATCACCATCTACGAGGACCGCTCGTTCACCTTCATCACCAAGACCCCGCCGGCCGCGGAGCTCATCAAGAAGGCCGCCGGCGTCGCCAAGGGCTCGGGCGTGCCGCAGAAGGACAAGGTCGGCAAGCTGTCGAAGGACCAGGTCCGCGAGATCGCGACGACCAAGCTCCCCGACCTCAACGCCAACGACCTCGACGCCGCCGTCAAGATCGTCGAGGGCACCGCCCGCTCGATGGGCATCGTCACCGAGTGA
- the rplA gene encoding 50S ribosomal protein L1, with product MQRSKTYRAVAETFDQDELHAPLTAIQIAKGGAKKKFDETLDVAMRLGVDPRKADQMVRGTVNLPHGTGKTAKVLVFANGDKAEAAREAGADVVGGDELIEKVNGGWLDFDAVVATPDMMGKVGRLGRVLGPRGLMPNPKTGTVTPDVAKAVTDIKGGKIEFRVDRHANLHFIIGKASFSEAQLAENYAAALEEVLRLKPASSKGRYIRKVTVSTTMGPGVQVDPNRTRNVASEDEA from the coding sequence ATGCAGCGCAGCAAGACCTACCGCGCGGTGGCGGAGACGTTCGACCAGGACGAGCTCCACGCCCCGCTGACCGCCATCCAGATCGCCAAGGGCGGCGCCAAGAAGAAGTTCGACGAGACCCTCGACGTGGCCATGCGCCTCGGCGTCGACCCCCGCAAGGCCGACCAGATGGTCCGCGGCACCGTCAACCTCCCGCACGGCACCGGCAAGACCGCCAAGGTCCTCGTGTTCGCCAACGGCGACAAGGCCGAGGCGGCCCGTGAGGCCGGCGCCGACGTCGTCGGCGGCGACGAGCTGATCGAGAAGGTCAACGGCGGCTGGCTCGACTTCGACGCCGTCGTCGCGACCCCCGACATGATGGGCAAGGTCGGCCGTCTGGGCCGTGTGCTCGGCCCCCGTGGCCTCATGCCCAACCCGAAGACCGGCACGGTGACCCCCGACGTCGCCAAGGCCGTGACGGACATCAAGGGCGGCAAGATCGAGTTCCGCGTGGACCGCCACGCCAACCTGCACTTCATCATCGGCAAGGCGTCGTTCTCCGAGGCCCAGCTGGCCGAGAACTACGCCGCGGCGCTCGAGGAGGTGCTGCGGCTCAAGCCCGCCAGCTCCAAGGGCCGCTACATCCGCAAGGTCACGGTCTCCACGACCATGGGCCCCGGCGTGCAGGTCGACCCCAACCGGACGCGCAACGTCGCCTCCGAGGACGAGGCCTGA
- a CDS encoding MCE family protein, with translation MSVPFRERNPVIIGAISIAVLAALMLAAFRAGDLPLIGGGNSYKAAFSEASGLKANDEVRIAGVRVGKVDSVELAGDEVQVSFKVDTPSKFGTRTEAQIKVKTLLGDMYLALLPAGDGQLKEDTTIPRSRTQSAFDVVSAFEGLADKAAKIDVDQLGESFDVLADLTQDTPEGFQGTLRGLSRLSQTVASRDEQIGELLQNLDTVSGTLAERDEDIVALMKNSDILLRALVARREAVHTLLVSTDRLARELTALVRQTRADLKPALDNLQGVVNVLIKNQNNLDESLRLLAPFYRVFTNVLGSGPWFDTFIANLPPAPGLPTATGGNG, from the coding sequence ATGAGTGTTCCGTTCCGGGAGAGAAATCCCGTCATCATCGGTGCCATCAGCATCGCCGTCCTGGCCGCGCTCATGCTGGCCGCGTTCCGGGCGGGCGACCTGCCGCTGATCGGCGGCGGCAACTCCTACAAGGCGGCCTTCTCCGAGGCCAGCGGCCTCAAGGCCAACGACGAGGTCCGCATCGCCGGCGTGCGCGTGGGCAAGGTCGACTCCGTCGAGCTGGCCGGCGACGAGGTGCAGGTCAGCTTCAAGGTCGACACGCCCTCGAAGTTCGGCACCCGGACCGAGGCGCAGATCAAGGTCAAGACGCTGCTGGGCGACATGTACCTCGCGCTGCTGCCCGCCGGTGACGGCCAGCTGAAGGAGGACACCACCATCCCGCGCAGCCGGACCCAGTCCGCCTTCGACGTCGTCTCGGCCTTCGAGGGCCTGGCCGACAAGGCCGCGAAGATCGACGTCGACCAGCTCGGAGAGTCCTTCGACGTGCTCGCCGACCTGACCCAGGACACCCCCGAGGGCTTCCAGGGCACGCTCCGGGGGCTCTCGCGGCTCTCCCAGACGGTGGCCAGCCGTGACGAGCAGATCGGCGAGCTGCTGCAGAACCTCGACACGGTGTCCGGCACGCTGGCCGAGCGCGACGAGGACATCGTCGCGCTGATGAAGAACAGCGACATCCTGCTGCGCGCGCTGGTGGCACGGCGCGAGGCGGTGCACACCCTCCTCGTCTCCACCGACCGGCTGGCACGCGAGCTCACCGCCCTGGTGCGGCAGACGCGCGCCGACCTGAAGCCGGCGCTCGACAACCTCCAGGGCGTGGTCAACGTGCTCATCAAGAACCAGAACAACCTCGACGAGTCGCTGCGCCTGCTCGCGCCGTTCTACCGCGTGTTCACCAACGTCCTCGGCAGCGGTCCGTGGTTCGACACCTTCATCGCCAACCTGCCGCCCGCCCCAGGGCTGCCCACCGCGACGGGGGGCAACGGATGA
- the rplL gene encoding 50S ribosomal protein L7/L12, with the protein MAKLSTDELLDAFKEMTLLELSEFVKQFEDTFGVTAAAPVVAAAPGAGAGAAEAVEEQDEFDVILEGAGEKKINVIKEVRALTSLGLKEAKDLVESAPKAVLEKVNKETAEKAKESLEGAGASVSLK; encoded by the coding sequence ATGGCGAAGCTCAGCACCGACGAGCTGCTCGACGCTTTCAAGGAGATGACCCTCCTGGAGCTCAGCGAGTTCGTGAAGCAGTTCGAGGACACCTTCGGCGTCACCGCCGCCGCCCCCGTCGTCGCGGCCGCCCCCGGCGCCGGTGCCGGCGCTGCCGAGGCCGTCGAGGAGCAGGACGAGTTCGACGTCATCCTCGAGGGTGCCGGCGAGAAGAAGATCAACGTCATCAAGGAGGTGCGTGCGCTCACGAGCCTGGGCCTGAAGGAGGCCAAGGACCTCGTCGAGTCCGCCCCCAAGGCCGTCCTCGAGAAGGTCAACAAGGAGACCGCCGAGAAGGCGAAGGAGTCCCTCGAGGGCGCCGGCGCCTCGGTCTCCCTCAAGTGA
- the nusG gene encoding transcription termination/antitermination protein NusG: protein MSQREDEQPTEADSTGTEAVEVAEEAVLTDPETGQTTEIVSPPEEEVVDPDSPVDEAGATDEDEDEASAELPDIDAPPADPLEEFRQALREKEGDWFVVHTYSGMENRVKANLENRITSLNMEFYIHEVVVPTEEVAEIKNGQRKMVKRTVLPGYVLVRMDLTDESWAAVRHTPSVTGFVGHSHQPVPLSLQEVENMLAPAIAAQAAAAAPAESSSGGGSSTSTPRQQVAVADFDVSDSVMVVDGPFATLHATITEINAEAQRVKALVEIFGRETPVELSFTQIQRV, encoded by the coding sequence GTGTCGCAGCGTGAAGACGAGCAGCCCACCGAGGCCGACTCGACCGGGACCGAAGCGGTCGAGGTGGCCGAGGAGGCCGTCCTGACCGACCCCGAGACAGGGCAGACCACCGAGATCGTCTCCCCGCCCGAGGAGGAGGTCGTCGACCCCGACTCGCCCGTGGACGAGGCCGGCGCGACCGACGAGGACGAGGACGAGGCGTCCGCCGAGCTGCCCGACATCGACGCGCCCCCGGCCGACCCGCTGGAGGAGTTCCGCCAGGCCCTGCGGGAGAAGGAGGGCGACTGGTTCGTCGTCCACACCTACTCCGGCATGGAGAACCGGGTGAAGGCCAACCTCGAGAACCGCATCACCTCGCTCAACATGGAGTTCTACATCCACGAGGTCGTCGTCCCGACCGAGGAGGTGGCCGAGATCAAGAACGGCCAGCGCAAGATGGTCAAGCGCACCGTCCTCCCCGGCTACGTCCTGGTCCGCATGGACCTCACCGACGAGTCGTGGGCCGCCGTGCGCCACACCCCGTCGGTGACCGGTTTCGTCGGGCACAGCCACCAGCCGGTGCCGCTGAGCCTGCAGGAGGTCGAGAACATGCTCGCCCCGGCCATCGCCGCGCAGGCCGCTGCCGCCGCCCCGGCCGAGTCGAGCAGCGGTGGTGGCTCCTCCACCAGCACCCCCCGCCAGCAGGTGGCCGTTGCCGACTTCGACGTCTCCGACTCCGTGATGGTGGTCGACGGTCCGTTCGCCACGCTGCACGCGACCATCACCGAGATCAACGCCGAGGCGCAGCGCGTCAAGGCGCTGGTCGAGATCTTCGGCCGGGAGACCCCGGTCGAGCTGAGCTTCACCCAGATCCAGCGCGTCTGA
- the secE gene encoding preprotein translocase subunit SecE: protein MTEKAVRSEKDSRERTGPLTFYRQVVAELRKVVWPTQQQLVTYFLVVLVFVLVMIAYVSLLDVAFGKAVFALFGD, encoded by the coding sequence GTGACGGAGAAGGCAGTCCGCTCGGAGAAGGACTCTCGCGAGCGCACCGGCCCGCTCACGTTCTACCGCCAGGTGGTCGCCGAGCTCCGCAAGGTGGTGTGGCCGACCCAGCAGCAGCTGGTGACCTACTTCCTGGTGGTCCTGGTCTTCGTGCTCGTGATGATCGCGTACGTCTCCCTGCTCGACGTCGCGTTCGGCAAGGCGGTCTTCGCGCTGTTCGGCGACTAG